The Burkholderia ambifaria AMMD genome has a segment encoding these proteins:
- a CDS encoding PLP-dependent aminotransferase family protein, which translates to MDYAVLLSTFEREAGPHAATRMSQQQRLYACLRDAILGGRIAEGARLAASRTLADELGIARNSVLYAYERLASEGFVTGSRQGTVVARMGLRGSRVGAAAPAGDTTVLSRRVARAERATSGLDESLPFMPGAPAVDKFPLAQWRRCIERAWRTAGPAQLGYQSAEGDAVLRDAIAGYLRASRGVRCDAAQVIVTDGTQGALDLCARALADAGDVAWIENPGYQGARNAFLAADLRVEPIGVDAQGLAPHPDDWRDRAPKLVYITPSHQYPLGAVMSLERRLALVAQARAAGAWIVEDDYDSEFRHHGTPHAAVQGLADDAPVIYLGTFSKVMFPALRLGFMVVPPALAQPLRDAAGALMLQGRAVEQRALADFIDAGHFTRHLRRMRRVYAERRDALHDALARRLGTRLTVSGGAGGMHLSARLDVPVADTELSRVAQAHGLILRPLSSFCMPGTAHGYNGLVLGYGGVPAERMDALARRIGEMIDRVLAAR; encoded by the coding sequence ATGGATTACGCCGTGTTGCTGTCGACCTTCGAGCGTGAGGCGGGGCCGCACGCGGCCACGCGGATGTCGCAGCAGCAGCGGCTGTACGCATGCCTGCGCGATGCGATCCTGGGCGGCCGGATCGCCGAAGGCGCGCGGCTCGCTGCCTCGCGCACACTCGCCGACGAACTCGGCATCGCGCGCAACTCGGTGCTGTACGCGTACGAGCGGCTCGCGTCGGAAGGGTTCGTGACCGGCTCGCGGCAAGGCACCGTGGTCGCGCGGATGGGCCTGCGCGGGTCGCGGGTCGGCGCCGCGGCGCCAGCCGGCGATACGACGGTGCTGTCGCGGCGCGTCGCGCGGGCCGAGCGCGCGACGAGCGGCCTCGACGAATCGCTGCCGTTCATGCCGGGCGCGCCGGCCGTCGACAAATTCCCGCTCGCGCAGTGGCGGCGCTGCATCGAACGGGCATGGCGCACGGCGGGGCCGGCGCAACTCGGCTACCAGTCGGCCGAAGGCGATGCGGTGCTGCGGGACGCGATCGCAGGCTATCTGCGTGCGTCGCGCGGCGTGCGCTGCGACGCTGCGCAGGTGATCGTCACCGACGGCACGCAAGGCGCGCTCGACCTGTGCGCCCGCGCGTTGGCGGACGCGGGCGATGTCGCGTGGATCGAGAACCCCGGTTATCAAGGTGCGCGCAACGCGTTTCTCGCGGCCGACCTGCGCGTCGAACCGATCGGCGTCGATGCACAGGGGCTCGCGCCGCATCCGGACGACTGGCGTGATCGTGCGCCGAAGCTCGTCTACATCACGCCGTCGCATCAGTATCCGCTCGGCGCGGTGATGAGCCTCGAACGGCGGCTCGCGCTCGTCGCACAGGCGCGCGCAGCCGGCGCGTGGATCGTCGAGGACGACTACGACAGCGAGTTCCGCCACCACGGCACGCCGCACGCGGCCGTGCAGGGGCTCGCCGACGATGCGCCCGTGATCTATCTCGGCACCTTCAGCAAGGTGATGTTTCCCGCGTTGCGGCTCGGCTTCATGGTCGTGCCGCCCGCGCTCGCGCAGCCGCTGCGCGACGCGGCGGGCGCGCTGATGCTGCAGGGCCGCGCGGTCGAGCAGCGCGCGCTCGCGGATTTCATCGACGCGGGGCATTTCACGCGGCATCTGCGGCGCATGCGTCGCGTCTATGCGGAGCGGCGCGACGCGTTGCACGATGCGCTGGCGCGGCGGCTGGGTACGCGGCTGACGGTGTCGGGCGGCGCCGGCGGCATGCATCTGTCCGCGCGGCTCGACGTGCCGGTGGCCGACACGGAACTGAGCCGCGTCGCGCAGGCGCACGGGCTGATCCTGCGGCCGCTGTCGTCGTTCTGCATGCCGGGCACCGCGCACGGCTACAACGGGCTCGTGCTCGGCTACGGCGGCGTGCCGGCCGAGCGGATGGACGCGCTCGCGCGCCGGATCGGCGAGATGATCGACCGCGTGCTGGCCGCGCGGTGA